A genomic stretch from Photobacterium atrarenae includes:
- a CDS encoding methyl-accepting chemotaxis protein codes for MKFSHKIVSASSALLLSAIGLLSFSQYVTIGEEVQSQISESVTDALQGVSRTVHTEMHEHEALARYVTSLAEKNIDHSAITDVIQNKSLHDTFLLVGGGLDTDGKPIAGVANWNPGENWDARKRPWYIDAKNQNTLIVTDPYEDSATKEMLISIATPLNEQGQFKGALFFDMSLKGLSDLVNEVRLDSGYLFIVTSDSVVLAHPDRALNGKFMGEFLPSISIQTGVEQVAELNTGESRVITFEKVKGYDWYIGAVIDGEMAFSSVTTLRNKAIIFSLIAVIIATALLSFFISKLMAPLDKLNTGMGNVASGHGDLTQRLDTDVDDEFATLSNSFNQFTGSLQEKVKHLKMLATDIHQGADHVSQGASATADAMAMQLSELEQLATAMHQMSTTSGDVAGNAQEAASAADQAETAAQTGADLVSETRVNIVALSEKISQAGIEVKELEASTDNIDKVLQVINDIAEQTNLLALNAAIEAARAGEHGRGFSVVADEVRSLASRTQDSTTEIKSIIEQLQSRSRAVVKVMDESQASSTSTVENAQKLEHTLHGIYEKIQHINLMNLQISSAAEEQSLVAEEINTNTLKIKELSEKVSSDAQKSNQATERQVESVRQQNEVLETFTV; via the coding sequence ATGAAGTTTAGCCACAAGATAGTGTCAGCATCATCCGCGCTGCTTTTATCAGCCATTGGGCTGTTGAGCTTTAGTCAGTACGTCACGATTGGAGAAGAGGTACAAAGCCAGATCAGTGAGTCAGTCACGGACGCACTGCAGGGTGTGAGTCGCACCGTTCATACCGAAATGCATGAGCATGAAGCTTTAGCCAGGTATGTGACTTCTTTGGCAGAAAAAAACATTGATCATTCAGCCATTACCGATGTGATTCAAAACAAGAGCCTCCATGATACCTTTCTGTTGGTAGGCGGCGGGTTAGACACTGACGGTAAACCGATTGCCGGCGTTGCTAACTGGAATCCCGGCGAAAACTGGGATGCCAGGAAGCGCCCCTGGTACATCGATGCAAAAAATCAGAACACGCTCATTGTGACCGACCCGTATGAAGACTCTGCCACGAAAGAAATGCTGATTTCCATTGCAACACCTCTCAATGAACAGGGTCAGTTCAAAGGCGCTTTGTTCTTCGATATGAGCCTCAAAGGTTTATCCGATCTTGTCAATGAAGTTCGCCTGGATTCCGGTTATCTGTTCATCGTCACCAGTGATAGTGTCGTCCTGGCGCACCCGGACAGAGCGCTGAACGGCAAGTTCATGGGCGAGTTCTTACCAAGCATTTCGATCCAAACGGGCGTCGAGCAGGTTGCCGAACTCAATACCGGTGAATCGCGTGTCATCACGTTCGAAAAGGTCAAAGGCTATGATTGGTATATCGGCGCTGTGATTGATGGGGAAATGGCATTCAGTAGCGTGACCACCCTTCGCAACAAGGCTATCATCTTCAGCCTCATCGCCGTTATCATTGCGACTGCGCTGCTGTCTTTCTTCATCTCAAAATTGATGGCGCCACTGGACAAGCTCAATACCGGGATGGGGAATGTCGCCTCGGGCCATGGTGATCTGACGCAACGTCTGGATACGGACGTGGATGATGAATTTGCAACGTTATCGAATAGTTTCAACCAGTTTACCGGATCGCTCCAGGAGAAGGTCAAACACCTCAAAATGCTGGCCACAGACATCCACCAAGGCGCTGACCACGTAAGCCAGGGCGCTTCGGCGACTGCCGATGCGATGGCCATGCAGCTCAGCGAGCTCGAGCAGCTTGCCACTGCGATGCACCAAATGTCGACGACATCAGGCGATGTCGCCGGGAACGCACAAGAAGCTGCCAGCGCTGCAGATCAAGCGGAAACAGCAGCGCAAACGGGCGCTGACCTTGTTTCTGAAACCAGAGTAAACATTGTCGCGTTGTCAGAGAAAATTAGCCAAGCGGGTATCGAAGTCAAAGAACTTGAGGCATCGACCGATAACATCGACAAAGTTCTACAAGTGATTAATGACATTGCTGAGCAAACCAACCTGCTGGCGCTGAACGCTGCGATTGAAGCCGCGAGAGCCGGTGAGCATGGTCGAGGTTTCTCGGTGGTCGCCGATGAAGTTCGCTCTCTGGCAAGCAGAACACAAGACTCAACAACAGAAATAAAAAGCATCATTGAGCAGCTCCAGTCCCGTTCACGCGCAGTGGTCAAAGTGATGGACGAAAGCCAAGCGTCCTCAACGAGCACCGTTGAAAATGCACAGAAACTCGAACACACGCTACATGGCATTTATGAAAAGATTCAACACATTAATCTGATGAACCTGCAGATTTCTTCTGCGGCTGAAGAGCAAAGCCTTGTGGCCGAAGAAATTAATACCAACACCCTGAAAATTAAAGAGCTGAGCGAGAAAGTCTCAAGCGATGCGCAAAAGTCTAATCAAGCAACGGAGAGGCAGGTTGAAAGCGTTCGGCAGCAAAATGAAGTGCTAGAAACGTTTACAGTCTGA
- the mscM gene encoding miniconductance mechanosensitive channel MscM, with the protein MLKRTSFVLIILLLGASFFNIASQEETESRLQQLEQQISKLESQDNTPEVIKALDTLTQAKRQLEKTAEYKRQTRQYRDLITNFEQQTQALDEQIEAFSATQFPDFNQWDQEQLTLEIAEQDTRLEQLEQSRNDDKSALQAIEQGIDDFSYQSELLREKIKRTEKQLKFERQQDVAPETILPLEIAHEYYVSQLYALEAKQLSAGNRRTLAKQRIQLSNSEIEARQAYRNNLERRLSRMQRTEVDEQTEEAETPQTELDSLPPTLQALQTQNDRYSKALETLTDAIVQVQQQQQMASEQEDVVNQTATDLESMAEWLKLSPAFSENLRTRINRLPDNPPIEALERDIAQNQIQKYEYRQQLDRLNNEVTKPRPSSLTQAQQQQARTLLESNIELLEQLLETSDTLIYQQATLNVAYENLNTNLNELKAQAIKRLFWAPDTNPLNINVLIATWERLQWFFSPFQWVNLLKLPTVVEKATLIFVTSTILILLFALSRLRKRWKKYLRATSQKIGKVTQDKFRFSLYNVFVAFILAWPFPFAVGLLGYLLSAAWQYPFIHHLGEALAIPASLAVYCFMRELVRDEGIFISHFDWDKSLVQRCFFHYRQLIWIYLPLTIVQNFAHLYNDIDVNATLGRLAFLISNLAVSFFLWRLYHEKIPMTYRDLPAGKAHIGHNLFWWTLILIPQVLNYSALSGYLTSSQSVMTKLEISAVIGVITLLVYYLIKRLMLIQKRRLAFERAKTKRQEILAQRLAEVKEDKEESYSSSEMQIEIEEPEIDLERISAQSLRLLRSLLLLIYLTLVAVVWSDFYQAITFLEEVTLWDVTTKIDGIDELSAISLKSVLLAALAFWLTAIIARDLPGAMELLILQHLDLSPGTGYAITSLTRYTAIFLGIVIGSGLIGFDWSKMQWLIAALGVGLGFGLQEIFANFISGLIILFEKPIRIGDTVTIRELTGVIAKIKTRATTIVDWDRKEVIVPNKAFVTEQFINWSLSDPITRVTLFISVKYLNDTELVTQLLFEAAEECELVLENPAPEVFFLSLTADSQNYEVRAYAAETAHRLVLTHDLHSRIKRKFIEHEISIASPQLEVTIKDRQPHPNTK; encoded by the coding sequence ATGCTCAAACGGACGTCATTTGTTCTGATCATTCTGCTGCTGGGCGCTTCATTCTTCAACATCGCCAGCCAGGAAGAAACCGAGAGCCGGTTACAACAACTGGAGCAACAAATTTCCAAGTTGGAATCGCAGGACAATACGCCGGAGGTGATCAAAGCCCTGGATACCCTGACACAAGCCAAACGCCAGCTGGAAAAAACCGCCGAGTATAAGCGCCAGACACGACAATACCGTGATCTGATCACCAACTTCGAGCAACAGACCCAAGCACTCGACGAACAAATCGAGGCGTTTTCTGCCACTCAGTTTCCGGATTTCAACCAATGGGATCAGGAGCAACTAACCCTGGAGATCGCCGAGCAAGACACTCGTCTGGAGCAGTTGGAGCAAAGTCGTAACGATGACAAGAGCGCTCTTCAGGCCATCGAACAGGGAATTGATGATTTCTCCTACCAGTCGGAACTGCTGAGAGAGAAGATTAAACGCACAGAAAAACAGCTCAAATTCGAACGCCAGCAAGATGTCGCGCCAGAAACCATATTGCCCCTCGAGATTGCCCATGAGTACTATGTCAGCCAGCTCTATGCCCTGGAAGCAAAACAACTTAGTGCCGGAAACCGACGGACCCTGGCCAAACAACGGATTCAACTCAGCAATTCTGAAATTGAAGCCCGCCAGGCTTACCGCAATAACCTGGAGCGCCGACTCAGCCGAATGCAACGGACCGAAGTCGATGAACAAACAGAAGAAGCGGAAACACCACAAACCGAGCTGGATTCCCTGCCCCCGACACTACAAGCCCTGCAAACCCAGAATGACCGATATAGCAAAGCCCTGGAAACGCTGACCGATGCGATCGTTCAGGTTCAGCAACAACAGCAAATGGCCTCCGAGCAAGAAGACGTGGTTAACCAAACAGCAACCGATCTGGAATCCATGGCAGAGTGGCTTAAGCTCAGCCCGGCCTTTAGTGAGAACCTACGAACCCGGATCAATCGGCTACCGGACAACCCACCCATTGAGGCCCTGGAACGTGATATTGCCCAAAACCAAATCCAAAAATATGAATATCGTCAGCAGTTAGACCGGCTGAACAACGAAGTGACGAAACCCAGACCCAGCAGCCTAACGCAGGCGCAGCAACAACAAGCCCGAACCCTGCTGGAAAGTAATATTGAGCTGCTGGAGCAATTGCTTGAGACATCCGACACTCTGATTTATCAGCAGGCCACACTCAATGTTGCCTATGAGAATCTCAACACCAACCTGAATGAACTCAAAGCCCAGGCCATTAAACGTTTGTTCTGGGCGCCGGATACCAACCCGCTCAACATCAACGTGTTGATAGCGACCTGGGAGCGATTGCAGTGGTTCTTCTCGCCCTTCCAGTGGGTCAATTTATTAAAGCTTCCCACGGTCGTTGAAAAAGCAACCCTGATTTTTGTCACCTCAACCATCCTGATCCTGCTGTTCGCCTTAAGCCGGCTCAGAAAACGTTGGAAGAAATACCTCAGAGCCACCAGCCAGAAAATCGGCAAAGTCACCCAGGATAAATTTCGCTTTAGCCTCTATAACGTCTTCGTCGCGTTTATTCTCGCCTGGCCATTTCCCTTCGCGGTTGGCTTGTTGGGCTATTTACTAAGTGCCGCTTGGCAGTATCCATTTATCCATCATCTGGGTGAGGCGCTCGCCATCCCGGCTTCACTGGCGGTGTACTGCTTCATGCGCGAGCTGGTCAGGGATGAAGGGATATTTATCAGTCATTTTGATTGGGACAAGTCACTGGTTCAACGCTGCTTTTTCCATTATCGCCAATTGATCTGGATCTATCTGCCGCTGACCATCGTGCAAAATTTTGCCCACCTCTACAATGACATCGATGTCAATGCAACTCTGGGGCGGCTGGCTTTTTTGATCAGCAACCTGGCAGTCAGCTTCTTCCTCTGGCGGCTGTATCACGAAAAAATTCCGATGACCTATCGGGATTTGCCCGCCGGCAAAGCCCACATCGGCCATAACCTGTTCTGGTGGACCCTGATCCTGATCCCGCAAGTGCTGAACTACTCCGCCCTCAGCGGCTACCTCACTTCGTCTCAATCGGTCATGACCAAACTGGAGATCTCGGCCGTGATCGGGGTGATCACCTTACTGGTTTACTATCTCATCAAACGCTTGATGCTCATCCAGAAGCGGCGGCTGGCTTTTGAGCGAGCCAAAACCAAACGACAGGAGATTCTGGCGCAACGCTTGGCTGAAGTGAAGGAAGATAAAGAGGAAAGCTACTCCAGCAGCGAAATGCAAATTGAAATTGAAGAGCCGGAAATTGACCTGGAGCGGATCAGCGCCCAATCCCTGAGATTGCTCCGCTCACTGCTGCTGCTGATTTACCTTACCCTGGTGGCTGTGGTCTGGTCTGACTTTTATCAAGCGATTACATTTCTGGAGGAAGTCACCTTATGGGATGTCACAACCAAGATCGACGGGATTGATGAGCTCAGCGCCATCTCGCTCAAAAGTGTTCTGCTTGCTGCCCTGGCCTTCTGGCTCACCGCCATTATCGCCCGGGATTTACCGGGGGCGATGGAGCTACTGATCCTGCAGCACCTGGATCTCTCCCCGGGGACTGGCTACGCCATTACCTCCCTGACCCGCTATACTGCCATTTTCCTCGGCATCGTGATCGGCTCCGGGCTGATCGGTTTTGACTGGTCGAAAATGCAGTGGCTGATCGCGGCGCTCGGGGTCGGCCTCGGCTTCGGCCTACAGGAGATCTTTGCCAACTTTATCTCCGGCTTGATTATTTTATTTGAGAAACCAATCCGGATTGGCGATACGGTCACCATCCGCGAGTTGACCGGTGTGATCGCCAAAATCAAAACCCGCGCCACCACCATTGTTGACTGGGATCGCAAGGAGGTGATCGTGCCCAACAAGGCCTTTGTGACAGAGCAATTCATTAACTGGTCGCTATCGGATCCCATCACCCGCGTGACTCTGTTCATCAGCGTGAAGTATCTCAATGATACCGAGCTGGTGACCCAGCTGTTGTTTGAAGCGGCGGAAGAGTGTGAACTGGTATTGGAAAATCCGGCACCTGAAGTGTTTTTCCTCAGCCTGACGGCAGACAGCCAGAACTATGAGGTTCGGGCCTATGCCGCCGAAACCGCCCACCGCCTGGTATTGACCCATGACCTGCACAGCCGGATCAAGCGTAAGTTCATCGAGCACGAGATCAGTATCGCTTCACCGCAACTGGAAGTGACCATCAAAGACCGACAGCCCCACCCAAACACCAAATAA
- a CDS encoding GGDEF domain-containing protein — MFHIYKIPQVKQLSLSEWQSKLKKSDGEKLESLKQLAGQDQLQMVKLTLLVTPDGQPRVIELVASGLAGDKGRLIGTQRDISDSIAMQRSMKQVAYQDQLTGLFNARALEQTLDKAVLSSEGEIRPFGLLFIDLDGFKQVNDTLGHDAGDLLLKYAAKRMRCCLRLEDEVFRLGGDEFVVWTPAHPKGTEKHALMQQLTTVAEKLKASLTKVFKIHDRECYVSASIGGACFPYDATSAKAVMKCADQAMYLAKENGKNQFVQYVMLEKEQDTFVLNASIRTESEKSSDI; from the coding sequence TTGTTTCATATTTATAAAATTCCCCAAGTCAAACAATTATCCTTGTCTGAGTGGCAATCAAAACTTAAAAAATCTGATGGAGAGAAGCTGGAGTCGCTGAAACAACTGGCCGGTCAGGATCAGCTACAAATGGTCAAACTGACGCTATTGGTTACGCCGGACGGTCAGCCGCGGGTGATTGAGTTGGTGGCCAGCGGGCTGGCTGGCGATAAGGGCAGATTAATTGGCACTCAGCGTGATATTTCGGACTCGATTGCGATGCAGCGTTCGATGAAGCAAGTGGCCTATCAGGATCAGCTGACCGGGTTATTTAACGCCCGGGCTCTGGAGCAAACCCTGGACAAAGCGGTCTTGTCGTCGGAAGGGGAAATCCGGCCATTTGGCTTGCTGTTTATTGATTTAGATGGGTTTAAACAGGTGAACGATACGCTGGGACATGATGCCGGTGATTTGCTATTGAAGTATGCCGCCAAACGGATGCGCTGCTGCCTGCGGCTTGAAGATGAGGTGTTTCGCCTCGGTGGGGATGAATTTGTGGTCTGGACCCCGGCACACCCTAAAGGTACGGAAAAGCACGCCTTGATGCAGCAACTCACCACTGTGGCCGAGAAACTGAAAGCTTCACTGACCAAAGTGTTTAAGATCCATGACCGGGAGTGTTACGTCTCCGCCAGTATTGGTGGTGCCTGCTTTCCCTATGATGCCACCTCAGCTAAAGCGGTGATGAAGTGTGCCGATCAGGCGATGTATCTGGCGAAAGAGAATGGTAAAAATCAGTTTGTTCAGTACGTTATGTTAGAAAAAGAGCAGGACACATTTGTTCTCAATGCATCTATACGTACGGAGTCTGAAAAAAGTTCAGACATTTGA
- a CDS encoding Flp family type IVb pilin, with translation MDVSNDILKAFCNICARLYKEEQGASAIEYVLIAAVVVAAVSTLSGTITTNITSVGTSLTNAVSAATP, from the coding sequence ATGGATGTTTCAAACGATATTTTGAAAGCTTTCTGCAATATCTGCGCCCGCCTGTACAAAGAAGAACAAGGTGCTTCTGCAATTGAGTATGTTTTAATCGCTGCTGTGGTTGTTGCGGCAGTAAGTACTTTGTCTGGAACTATAACAACTAATATCACTAGTGTGGGTACTTCTCTTACCAATGCCGTGAGCGCAGCAACACCGTAA
- a CDS encoding A24 family peptidase: MISILYSLLAIAAVSDLKYSKVSNEITLMILICALIMIVFEHSLMPDQSYQFSVMALVMTLLVCLPGFIYKVFGAADVKILLIISLLTPLSLMLDILLYAFIAFMLYWCIAVRDTKVHAPFIPSLLVGMGIAVWLA, translated from the coding sequence ATGATATCAATTTTATATTCTTTGCTTGCAATTGCGGCTGTCAGTGATTTGAAGTATTCCAAGGTAAGTAATGAAATTACTCTGATGATTCTTATTTGTGCATTAATCATGATTGTGTTTGAACATAGTTTAATGCCAGATCAAAGTTATCAGTTTTCTGTGATGGCTCTTGTGATGACGTTGCTTGTTTGCTTGCCGGGTTTTATTTATAAGGTCTTTGGTGCAGCCGATGTGAAAATATTATTGATCATCTCGTTGCTCACACCATTGTCGCTGATGCTGGATATTCTACTCTATGCCTTTATTGCATTCATGCTGTATTGGTGTATTGCGGTTCGGGATACCAAGGTGCATGCCCCCTTTATTCCGAGCCTGTTGGTCGGGATGGGAATTGCGGTATGGCTGGCTTAA
- a CDS encoding TadE/TadG family type IV pilus assembly protein, which produces MAGLKKRYGQQRGAAALETVLLTPAALLLLYTIAQYCLIFVATQIFTYTAEEALRRSISFVDSNCYYGGECSTLDLEDEIERNGDLVIRIIAGDSPTLFGKSLSNIELFDIEASTYETPSSEDDVCCKVTVTYQYSQAPFLPSKIFGVELPVPDTLTGTAMLTM; this is translated from the coding sequence ATGGCTGGCTTAAAAAAACGCTATGGACAACAGCGAGGCGCGGCAGCACTGGAGACGGTGTTACTGACCCCGGCCGCGTTACTGCTGCTCTATACCATTGCCCAGTACTGCCTGATCTTTGTCGCGACTCAGATATTTACCTATACCGCGGAAGAAGCACTGCGTCGCAGTATCTCTTTTGTCGACAGCAATTGTTACTACGGCGGTGAATGTTCGACCTTAGATTTGGAAGATGAAATCGAGAGAAATGGTGACCTCGTCATTCGAATCATAGCTGGCGACTCTCCGACTTTGTTTGGTAAGAGTTTATCGAATATTGAGCTGTTTGATATTGAAGCATCTACTTACGAAACGCCTTCATCTGAGGATGATGTCTGCTGCAAAGTGACCGTGACTTACCAGTACAGTCAGGCGCCGTTTCTGCCCAGCAAGATTTTTGGCGTGGAATTGCCCGTTCCGGACACCTTAACCGGCACAGCGATGCTCACCATGTAG
- the cpaB gene encoding Flp pilus assembly protein CpaB, which produces MQGRYLKIAAAVLLGLAVVIGLYGVRLSQPPAPAPTQAKAPSSVIMPHFAADLPVGTVLRAEMLQPMPVAQPLAKDIRDPSAYLGRRLIQPVVAGSRLRDTMFSRPRPLIDELNPGFRAIALQANALTVVGGHLQSGDWVDVLYLLRANKESGHHSTARRLLSRIQVLAVGQETIGQPEQPSQTGKGKGKRDSARTIVLAIPEAETPQLLLAESTGQLRLTLVSPDELPQPAASFQLAATGDSVSDMMPGIASQAPVSEAPAHAAPEPAAPAESYVVSLKTLGGYQEVDVPAVKPPPVKYRYVAPSIEVYQGESRALVQTRF; this is translated from the coding sequence ATGCAGGGAAGATATTTGAAAATCGCTGCTGCAGTGCTACTAGGCTTGGCTGTGGTGATCGGACTCTACGGGGTTCGTCTCAGCCAGCCCCCCGCACCGGCGCCGACGCAGGCCAAAGCGCCCTCCAGTGTCATCATGCCACATTTTGCCGCCGATCTGCCGGTCGGTACTGTATTGCGTGCCGAGATGCTTCAGCCCATGCCGGTGGCTCAGCCGTTGGCGAAAGATATTCGAGACCCTTCGGCCTATTTGGGGCGGCGATTGATCCAGCCTGTGGTCGCGGGTAGCCGCCTGCGGGATACTATGTTTTCCCGCCCCCGTCCGTTAATTGATGAGCTCAACCCGGGTTTTCGGGCCATTGCGTTGCAAGCCAATGCCCTGACCGTGGTGGGTGGCCATCTGCAAAGCGGGGACTGGGTCGATGTGCTTTACCTGTTGCGGGCCAATAAAGAGTCCGGTCATCATAGTACGGCGCGTCGGCTATTGAGCCGGATCCAGGTGCTGGCCGTCGGTCAGGAAACCATTGGCCAGCCGGAACAGCCCAGCCAAACCGGCAAAGGGAAAGGAAAACGTGACAGCGCGCGCACTATCGTTCTGGCAATCCCGGAAGCCGAAACCCCGCAATTACTGCTGGCTGAAAGTACCGGTCAACTGCGATTGACTTTGGTCAGCCCCGATGAACTGCCACAGCCGGCGGCCTCGTTTCAGCTGGCAGCTACCGGTGATTCTGTTTCAGACATGATGCCGGGAATTGCTAGTCAGGCGCCGGTGAGTGAAGCACCGGCGCACGCAGCGCCTGAGCCGGCGGCACCGGCAGAAAGCTATGTGGTTTCGCTGAAAACGCTGGGGGGTTATCAGGAAGTGGATGTTCCTGCGGTAAAACCGCCTCCGGTGAAGTATCGTTATGTCGCCCCGAGCATTGAAGTTTATCAGGGTGAATCTCGTGCTTTAGTCCAGACCCGGTTCTGA
- a CDS encoding type II and III secretion system protein family protein encodes MPHKDVSQQWMDDQTGGDGVWYYAGWLAPGGRIHHWIGRFWLSCFLRRPATIIFVLFWLMALLSFPVLAGSYQLATGQQQTVQADIRITRAAIGEPAIAGLKVLSSKELLITGKQAGSTTLLVWLYGQNEPVRHRIAVMPDAIASTNIQVQTDIKVIEISRHALKEAGFFFGKQGNSFFGIGNSGALSGADFDGNLLTNNNFLPSSGAFNLVAGNVADGLLGAISALSRNGFAYTLAEPSLVTMSGHTATFLAGGEFPYPVSSGDGDISIDFKEFGVRLNLTPTVVPDERIMLKVAPEVSELNYAQGISSAGILVPGLSVRRTDTTVQLGNGESFVISGLVSRNTIKNADRFPGLGDIPILGAFFRSTRFDSSDKEIMMVVTPHLIKPFSRNTPLPPLPGEMYRKFEPNFFELIFLDKEPRPLPAGMGFSQEG; translated from the coding sequence ATGCCACATAAGGATGTGTCTCAGCAATGGATGGACGACCAAACCGGCGGTGACGGGGTGTGGTATTACGCCGGTTGGTTAGCGCCCGGCGGCAGGATACACCACTGGATTGGCCGGTTCTGGCTCAGCTGTTTTTTGCGGCGACCCGCCACGATCATCTTTGTCCTCTTCTGGTTGATGGCATTATTGTCATTTCCGGTCCTGGCGGGCAGCTATCAGCTGGCAACCGGCCAGCAGCAGACCGTACAGGCCGACATCCGGATCACCCGGGCGGCGATTGGAGAGCCGGCCATTGCCGGACTCAAGGTGCTCAGCAGCAAAGAGTTGCTGATCACCGGCAAGCAAGCGGGCTCAACCACTTTATTGGTTTGGCTGTACGGACAGAACGAGCCGGTGCGTCACCGCATTGCGGTGATGCCGGATGCCATTGCATCGACAAATATTCAGGTGCAGACCGATATCAAGGTGATTGAAATCAGCCGTCATGCCTTAAAAGAAGCCGGATTTTTCTTCGGCAAGCAGGGCAATTCATTTTTTGGCATCGGTAACAGCGGTGCCCTTTCAGGCGCTGATTTTGATGGTAATTTACTGACCAACAATAACTTTCTGCCGAGTTCCGGGGCTTTTAATCTGGTTGCCGGGAACGTCGCGGATGGTTTGTTGGGGGCCATCAGCGCCCTCAGTCGTAACGGCTTTGCCTACACACTGGCTGAGCCCAGCCTGGTAACCATGTCCGGCCATACCGCGACGTTTCTTGCCGGAGGCGAGTTTCCTTATCCGGTCAGCAGTGGCGACGGCGATATCAGTATTGACTTTAAGGAGTTTGGCGTTCGGTTGAACCTGACACCTACCGTCGTGCCGGACGAGCGCATTATGCTGAAAGTTGCTCCGGAAGTCAGCGAGCTGAATTATGCCCAGGGGATCAGTTCTGCCGGGATCCTGGTGCCGGGCTTGTCGGTCCGGCGAACTGACACCACGGTCCAGTTGGGAAACGGGGAGAGCTTTGTCATCAGCGGGCTGGTCAGCCGCAACACGATTAAAAATGCCGATCGTTTTCCGGGCTTGGGGGATATTCCGATTCTGGGTGCCTTCTTCCGCTCCACCCGCTTTGACAGCAGCGATAAAGAAATCATGATGGTGGTGACGCCTCATCTGATCAAACCTTTTTCCCGCAATACGCCATTACCCCCGCTACCGGGGGAAATGTACCGCAAGTTTGAACCGAATTTTTTCGAGTTGATTTTTCTCGACAAAGAGCCGCGGCCACTGCCTGCCGGTATGGGATTCTCTCAGGAGGGATAG
- a CDS encoding AAA family ATPase codes for MNLVAYDVRGQYRKQIADAVPSGATLNWIEAPECLTSLAPWRQAQILVIAATSWPDKTIDYLIEVFSPRHVVLMDMTPECHWYGTAHQVNLHLCEGERLAETLSSLIAMEAVLTSGRLALLSARNDFDSALLAISLAWQMIASHQQEVLILDLGQPSSDIANYLNQPAGIDFISLQEKKACISKSWLLDQGVALHPQIHVIGMPDNEQFDAVTKEALLAVMEQLEAAYDSIIINLAGIPPCPLVFFLAKYCQQHWLLSDQKNVSLANTRRLAESLFHAGVRPGGVNVVLAPFLPQVLPGKAMIASQLALPIRGELPCAHQLTTDINAGTLLPPTGQFKDFLQQVEKLLSLKPEKPHWLMKFGWRYSAGSET; via the coding sequence ATGAACTTAGTGGCTTACGATGTAAGAGGGCAGTACAGGAAACAGATTGCTGACGCGGTACCGTCGGGGGCAACCTTGAACTGGATTGAAGCGCCGGAGTGTCTGACATCCCTGGCCCCCTGGAGACAGGCACAGATTCTGGTGATTGCGGCAACCTCCTGGCCGGATAAAACCATTGACTATCTGATTGAAGTCTTCTCTCCGCGCCATGTGGTGCTGATGGACATGACCCCTGAATGCCATTGGTATGGTACAGCGCATCAGGTCAATTTGCATTTATGCGAAGGAGAGCGCTTGGCGGAAACGCTCAGCAGTCTGATAGCGATGGAAGCTGTGCTGACCTCAGGCCGGTTGGCATTGCTATCAGCCCGCAACGACTTTGACAGTGCATTGCTGGCCATCTCACTGGCCTGGCAAATGATCGCCAGTCACCAGCAGGAAGTGTTAATCCTGGATCTGGGCCAGCCCAGCAGTGATATTGCCAATTATTTAAACCAGCCGGCCGGGATCGACTTTATCAGTTTGCAGGAGAAGAAAGCCTGTATCAGTAAATCCTGGTTGCTAGATCAAGGGGTTGCGCTGCATCCGCAGATCCATGTTATTGGTATGCCGGACAATGAACAGTTTGACGCTGTCACCAAAGAAGCGCTGTTGGCGGTGATGGAACAACTCGAAGCCGCCTATGACAGCATCATCATCAATTTGGCCGGGATCCCGCCCTGTCCGCTAGTGTTTTTTCTTGCCAAATACTGCCAACAGCACTGGCTGTTGTCGGATCAGAAAAACGTCAGCCTGGCCAATACCCGCCGGTTAGCAGAATCCCTCTTTCATGCCGGCGTCAGGCCAGGTGGCGTCAATGTGGTGCTTGCGCCATTTCTACCTCAGGTACTGCCGGGCAAGGCGATGATCGCCAGCCAGCTGGCGTTGCCGATCCGGGGGGAGTTGCCGTGCGCCCATCAACTGACCACGGATATTAATGCCGGGACTTTGCTGCCGCCGACCGGTCAGTTCAAAGATTTCTTGCAGCAGGTTGAAAAGCTGCTGTCGTTGAAACCGGAAAAGCCACACTGGTTGATGAAATTCGGATGGCGATATAGCGCAGGGAGTGAAACATGA